From Pseudomonas sp. FP2335, the proteins below share one genomic window:
- a CDS encoding arylamine N-acetyltransferase, with amino-acid sequence MSHLSHRQLYLRRLGYDTPPAPTLQTLRDLQLRHVCTFAFESLSTLLRLPVPIDLASVEQKVLIDGRGGYCYELNQMFLLLLQELGFDARGITGRVVMGGPPDARTARTHRLSLVTVDGVRYITDVGFGGMVPSSPLQLDSEAVQATAHEPYRLTHNADGSYTLWAEVAGQWRGLYVFDLQVQADIDYEIGNWYVSTHPGSPFVGQLKAALLAVGKRYTLNNGHYAVHYLDRSSEKQVVASADELLTLLHETFGIRLPAHPQLRPVLEGLVLAGC; translated from the coding sequence ATGTCCCACCTGAGTCATCGACAGTTGTACCTGCGACGCCTGGGCTATGACACTCCACCCGCGCCGACCCTGCAAACCCTGCGTGACCTGCAGTTGCGTCATGTGTGCACGTTTGCCTTTGAAAGCCTGTCGACCTTGCTGCGCCTGCCGGTGCCCATCGATCTGGCGAGTGTCGAGCAGAAGGTGTTGATCGATGGGCGGGGTGGTTATTGCTATGAGTTGAACCAGATGTTCCTGTTGCTGTTGCAGGAACTCGGTTTCGACGCACGCGGCATTACCGGCCGGGTGGTGATGGGCGGGCCGCCGGATGCGCGCACCGCACGCACCCATCGCTTGAGCCTGGTGACCGTGGACGGCGTGCGCTACATCACCGATGTCGGCTTTGGCGGCATGGTGCCCAGCAGCCCATTGCAGTTGGACAGCGAGGCCGTGCAGGCCACGGCGCACGAGCCGTATCGGCTGACGCACAATGCAGATGGCAGCTACACGTTATGGGCCGAAGTCGCGGGGCAATGGCGTGGTTTGTATGTGTTCGACCTGCAGGTGCAGGCGGACATCGACTACGAAATCGGCAACTGGTACGTGTCCACTCATCCGGGGTCGCCGTTCGTGGGCCAGTTGAAGGCAGCGCTGTTGGCCGTGGGCAAACGCTATACGCTGAACAACGGCCACTACGCGGTGCATTACCTGGATAGGTCGAGCGAAAAACAGGTGGTCGCCAGCGCTGATGAGTTGCTGACGTTGCTGCACGAGACCTTTGGCATTCGCTTGCCAGCGCATCCGCAACTTCGCCCGGTACTTGAGGGCCTGGTGTTGGCGGGTTGCTGA
- a CDS encoding DUF6555 family protein: MSTAKIYTINYQLHGQPKSFVVRAEVMNNAEAWHWAAVDADIAHVSRIGRVGHEQVKKTTRPWAEKFGITEVTWLAPK, from the coding sequence ATGAGTACCGCAAAAATCTACACGATCAATTACCAGCTGCACGGACAACCGAAGTCCTTTGTGGTGCGCGCCGAAGTGATGAACAACGCCGAGGCCTGGCACTGGGCGGCGGTGGATGCCGACATCGCCCATGTAAGCCGCATTGGCCGGGTCGGACACGAACAAGTGAAGAAGACCACGCGCCCTTGGGCGGAAAAGTTCGGTATCACCGAGGTAACTTGGCTCGCACCCAAGTAA
- a CDS encoding DUF3087 family protein → MFELKPCDPVTYRRQTRRSTLIVAVLFLALAMLLSSLAVMLFGEPGGDNFRFNVGGVFAGVLITLALVRGPFWSQTWLAPAVYGWQLKRSLMSVTNVMHKVTERVQANDPSAIKLLRFYHLGLTQMHALDANSSAQVQLIGEIEAHKAKMQALGMDTEQTRLDPAWLDHVKAA, encoded by the coding sequence ATGTTCGAGCTCAAACCCTGCGACCCCGTCACCTACCGCCGCCAAACCCGCCGCAGCACACTGATTGTGGCGGTGCTGTTCCTGGCCCTGGCGATGCTCTTGTCCAGCCTCGCGGTGATGCTGTTCGGCGAACCCGGCGGCGACAACTTTCGCTTCAACGTCGGCGGCGTATTTGCTGGCGTACTGATCACCCTGGCACTGGTGCGCGGTCCTTTCTGGAGCCAAACCTGGCTTGCACCGGCCGTATATGGCTGGCAACTCAAGCGCAGCCTGATGAGCGTGACCAACGTGATGCACAAGGTCACGGAACGCGTGCAGGCGAATGACCCCAGCGCAATCAAGCTGCTGCGTTTCTACCATCTGGGCCTGACGCAAATGCATGCACTGGATGCCAACTCCAGCGCGCAAGTGCAGTTGATCGGCGAGATCGAGGCGCATAAGGCGAAGATGCAGGCACTGGGGATGGATACCGAACAAACCCGTCTCGATCCGGCCTGGCTGGACCACGTCAAGGCAGCCTGA
- a CDS encoding MFS transporter has translation MTSLAQRTADTTSRRAALTLAFCLPSDVLLYLLLPMESQAFGITLAQAGVLLAANRLVRIFGYRHVLNFYARNGDRLTCMIAAAAATLCALGNSMLSGFAALLGLRLIWGLCFAALNLSTQVLATSEPAGAARRAGRSRAVIALGPMLALPLGGWLTLWAGPRPIFLILAGACLVGLWMARGLPTAGHDLHSTGRRFKWPDSVAMWSFIEGVALDGLFIFGLSIQAQKILGGDAVLIAGGLMALRYLSEMLLSPLGGRAAQRFGATSMLLLFSFLSALALTAFSSYWVIAGAAAVLVLRALQLPLVTTLVAERNPGSMRVSALASNAVWRDIGAGLGPLLAGLLLPVASAPLVFGLAGAAIALSALFCWRAR, from the coding sequence ATGACCAGCCTGGCCCAACGTACTGCTGACACGACCTCTCGCCGGGCTGCACTGACCCTCGCTTTCTGCCTGCCCAGTGACGTGCTGCTGTACTTGTTGCTGCCAATGGAATCCCAAGCGTTTGGCATTACCCTGGCCCAGGCCGGGGTGTTGCTGGCGGCCAATCGCCTGGTGCGGATTTTCGGTTACCGGCATGTGCTGAATTTCTACGCACGCAACGGCGACCGTCTGACTTGCATGATCGCCGCCGCTGCGGCGACGCTGTGCGCCCTGGGCAATTCAATGTTGTCGGGCTTCGCCGCCTTGTTGGGGCTGCGGCTGATCTGGGGCCTGTGTTTTGCCGCGCTGAACCTGTCGACCCAAGTACTCGCCACCTCAGAGCCAGCCGGTGCCGCACGCCGTGCCGGGCGCTCGCGGGCGGTGATCGCCCTGGGGCCCATGCTGGCGCTGCCACTGGGCGGTTGGCTGACGCTGTGGGCCGGTCCGCGGCCGATCTTCCTTATTCTTGCTGGCGCCTGCCTGGTGGGCCTGTGGATGGCGCGCGGCTTGCCCACTGCGGGCCATGATCTGCACAGCACCGGGCGCCGCTTCAAGTGGCCCGACAGTGTGGCGATGTGGTCGTTTATCGAAGGCGTGGCGTTGGATGGGTTGTTTATTTTCGGTCTGTCGATCCAAGCGCAGAAGATTCTCGGCGGCGACGCGGTACTGATCGCCGGTGGTTTGATGGCGCTGCGTTATCTTTCGGAAATGCTCCTGAGCCCGTTGGGCGGTCGCGCGGCACAGCGATTTGGCGCGACCTCGATGTTGCTGCTGTTTTCGTTCCTGAGTGCCTTGGCCCTGACGGCGTTTTCCAGCTACTGGGTGATTGCGGGCGCGGCCGCGGTGCTGGTGCTGCGTGCGCTGCAACTGCCGTTGGTGACCACCCTGGTGGCCGAGCGCAACCCGGGTTCGATGCGCGTCTCGGCGCTCGCGTCAAATGCCGTGTGGCGTGACATCGGCGCGGGCCTCGGACCGTTGCTGGCGGGTTTACTGCTGCCGGTAGCCTCGGCACCGCTGGTGTTTGGCCTGGCCGGCGCGGCGATTGCGCTGAGTGCGTTGTTTTGCTGGCGGGCGCGCTGA
- a CDS encoding MFS transporter, producing the protein MSSVADGLPLNKRLPAVIAISLGIGMATLDTAIVNTALPTLAEGIGTDSASVIWVVNAYQLAIIATVLPFASLSDVLGHRRVYLGGLLLFIVSSLFCGLAGSLQTLTAARVVQGLGAAAIMSVNTALLRHIYPSNMLGRGLGYNSLVVGLAFTLGPTAASAILSVSTWHWLYLINVPLGVLALVLGLRSLPTLPMTGHAFDRLAALLCAGLFALLVLGLGTAVHGAQGALTLGLIALALVCGVLLLRRQAGHPAPMLALDLFKRPLFALSSLTAICAFSAQGLAFVSLPFLLQAVLGHSQVQTGFLMTPWPAVVAVMALVAGRLADRVSLGLLCGIGLLLLSAGMAALASLGDGASAFDIGWRMALCGAGFGFFQSPNLKALMTSAPLARSGGASGIVAISRLLGQTLGASLVALCFHLFVDSGPQVALWLGCGFALVGAVASGLRLLPYGKKAG; encoded by the coding sequence ATGTCTTCTGTTGCCGATGGGTTGCCCCTCAATAAACGCCTGCCTGCCGTGATTGCGATTTCCCTGGGGATCGGCATGGCGACCCTAGACACGGCCATCGTCAATACCGCGTTACCGACCTTGGCGGAAGGCATCGGCACGGATTCCGCGTCGGTGATCTGGGTGGTCAACGCCTACCAACTGGCGATCATCGCCACCGTGCTGCCGTTCGCGTCGCTGAGCGATGTGCTGGGGCACCGCCGGGTGTATCTCGGCGGCTTACTGCTGTTTATCGTCTCGTCACTGTTTTGCGGCCTGGCCGGTTCGCTGCAGACCCTGACCGCCGCGCGGGTGGTGCAGGGCCTGGGCGCCGCGGCGATCATGAGCGTGAATACCGCGTTGCTGCGGCATATCTACCCGTCCAACATGCTTGGCCGCGGCCTGGGCTATAACTCGCTGGTGGTGGGGCTGGCGTTTACCCTCGGGCCGACGGCGGCGTCGGCGATTTTGTCGGTCAGCACCTGGCACTGGCTGTACCTGATCAACGTGCCGCTGGGGGTGTTGGCCTTGGTCCTGGGCCTGCGTTCGTTGCCCACCTTGCCGATGACCGGGCACGCGTTCGACCGCCTCGCGGCGTTGTTGTGTGCTGGATTGTTCGCCCTGTTGGTGCTTGGCCTGGGCACGGCGGTGCATGGTGCCCAGGGGGCGTTGACGTTGGGGTTGATTGCGTTGGCGCTGGTCTGCGGTGTGTTACTGCTGCGGCGTCAGGCCGGGCATCCCGCGCCGATGCTGGCCCTGGATCTGTTCAAGCGGCCGCTGTTTGCCTTGTCGTCCCTGACGGCGATTTGCGCCTTCAGTGCCCAAGGCCTGGCCTTTGTGTCGTTGCCTTTCCTGCTGCAGGCGGTGTTGGGCCATAGCCAGGTGCAAACCGGTTTCCTGATGACGCCTTGGCCGGCAGTGGTCGCGGTGATGGCGCTGGTGGCCGGACGCTTGGCGGACCGGGTGTCACTGGGGCTGTTGTGCGGCATTGGCCTGTTGCTGCTCAGTGCCGGTATGGCCGCATTGGCCAGCCTGGGCGATGGGGCGTCGGCGTTCGATATTGGCTGGCGGATGGCGTTGTGTGGCGCCGGTTTTGGCTTCTTCCAGTCACCCAACCTCAAGGCCTTGATGACCAGTGCGCCGTTGGCCCGCAGCGGCGGCGCCAGTGGCATCGTGGCGATTTCACGCTTGCTTGGGCAGACATTGGGCGCGTCGTTGGTGGCATTGTGTTTTCACCTGTTCGTCGACAGCGGCCCGCAAGTCGCATTGTGGCTGGGCTGTGGCTTTGCCTTGGTGGGGGCGGTGGCCAGCGGCCTGCGTCTGTTGCCCTACGGAAAAAAGGCCGGGTAG
- a CDS encoding Dyp-type peroxidase has product MSQYQPGILAAPVPLQARHLFFAVASLDAVPAALDALVQLTDSAVVGFGEPLVTALGAQIDGLRTFPTVSGPGAHNPSTQHALWVWLHGVDRGELLLRSRALEKALAPAFSLVQSTEGFRYKTGFDLTDYEDGTENPHDDAAVEAALTDSGASFAAIQQWQHDLDGFAALPAQERDHIIGRRHGDNEELDDAPESAHTKRTAQESFTPEAFVVRRSMPWAENGQAGLMFLAFGHSFDAFEAQLRRMSGLEDGIVDGLYRISTPLTGGYYWCPPINEGRLDLSALAR; this is encoded by the coding sequence ATGAGTCAGTACCAGCCGGGCATTCTTGCCGCACCGGTGCCTTTGCAGGCACGCCATCTGTTTTTTGCCGTGGCTTCCCTGGACGCTGTGCCCGCTGCGCTGGACGCACTGGTGCAGTTGACGGATTCGGCAGTGGTCGGTTTCGGTGAGCCGCTGGTGACTGCGCTCGGTGCGCAGATCGATGGCCTGCGTACGTTCCCGACCGTCAGCGGCCCGGGCGCGCATAACCCGTCCACCCAGCATGCGCTGTGGGTCTGGCTGCATGGCGTGGATCGCGGTGAACTGCTGTTGCGCAGCCGCGCGCTGGAAAAAGCCCTGGCCCCGGCGTTCAGTCTTGTGCAGTCGACCGAAGGCTTCCGCTACAAGACCGGTTTCGACCTCACCGACTACGAAGACGGCACCGAAAACCCCCACGACGACGCTGCCGTCGAGGCCGCCTTGACCGACAGCGGCGCCAGCTTCGCCGCAATCCAGCAATGGCAGCACGACCTCGATGGCTTCGCCGCGTTGCCGGCCCAGGAGCGCGACCACATCATCGGCCGCCGCCATGGCGACAACGAAGAACTCGACGACGCCCCGGAATCTGCCCACACCAAACGCACCGCCCAGGAAAGCTTCACCCCGGAAGCCTTTGTGGTCCGCCGCTCGATGCCTTGGGCCGAGAACGGCCAGGCAGGGTTGATGTTCCTTGCGTTCGGCCATTCGTTCGATGCGTTCGAAGCGCAACTGCGCCGCATGAGCGGCCTGGAAGACGGGATTGTCGATGGCCTGTATCGCATCAGTACGCCGTTGACCGGCGGATATTACTGGTGCCCGCCGATCAACGAAGGGCGTTTGGACCTGAGCGCGCTGGCGCGTTGA
- a CDS encoding NADP-dependent glyceraldehyde-3-phosphate dehydrogenase, whose translation MTTSNLLAQLFPASAAEIPEQYRLAAPIEQREYLVDGQLRIWNGPLAQVQSPVQLGEKRVHIGSTPLLDADTALTALDAAVRAYDRGQGEWPTMRVVERIRHVEAFLHRMREQRDVVVKLLMWEIGKNLKDSQKEFDRTCDYITDTINALKELDRRSSRFELEQDTLGQIRRVPLGVALCMGPYNYPLNETFTTLIPALIMGNTVVFKPAKLGVLLIRPLLEAFCDSFPAGVINVIYGSGRETVSALMASGKIDIFAFIGTNKAASDLKKLHPKPHRLRAALGLDAKNPGIVLPEVDLDNAVSEAVTGSLSFNGQRCTALKILFVHEDVVASFIEKFNQKLTTLKPGMPWEDGVSLTPLPEAGKVDYLNGLVADAAQHGAQVVNAHGGESRGSFFYPAVLYPVNPQMRVYHEEQFGPVVPIVPYRDLETVIDYVLDSDFGQQLSIFGTNPEAVGKLVDTFANQVGRININAQCQRGPDTFPFNGRKNSAEGTLSVHDALRVFSIRTLVATKFQESNKALVSDILKNRDSSFLTTDYIF comes from the coding sequence ATGACCACCAGCAACCTGCTCGCCCAGCTGTTTCCCGCCTCCGCCGCCGAGATTCCCGAGCAATACCGCCTGGCGGCGCCTATTGAACAGCGCGAGTATCTGGTCGATGGCCAGTTGCGGATCTGGAATGGGCCGCTCGCCCAGGTGCAGAGCCCGGTGCAACTGGGTGAAAAACGCGTGCATATCGGCAGCACGCCGTTGCTGGACGCCGACACCGCCCTCACCGCCCTCGACGCCGCCGTGCGCGCCTACGACCGTGGCCAGGGTGAATGGCCGACGATGCGCGTGGTCGAGCGCATCAGGCACGTCGAAGCGTTTTTGCACCGCATGCGCGAGCAGCGCGACGTGGTGGTCAAGCTGCTGATGTGGGAAATCGGCAAGAACCTCAAGGACTCGCAGAAAGAATTCGACCGCACCTGCGACTACATCACCGACACCATCAACGCCCTCAAGGAACTCGACCGCCGCTCCAGCCGCTTCGAGCTGGAGCAGGACACCCTCGGCCAGATCCGCCGCGTCCCCCTGGGCGTGGCACTGTGCATGGGCCCCTACAATTATCCGCTCAACGAGACGTTCACCACGCTGATCCCGGCGCTGATCATGGGCAACACCGTGGTGTTCAAGCCGGCCAAGCTTGGCGTGCTGTTGATTCGCCCGTTGCTCGAAGCGTTCTGCGACAGCTTCCCGGCCGGGGTGATCAACGTGATCTACGGCAGCGGCCGCGAGACCGTCAGCGCGCTGATGGCCAGCGGCAAGATCGACATCTTTGCGTTTATCGGCACCAACAAGGCTGCCAGCGACCTGAAAAAGCTGCATCCAAAACCCCACCGCTTGCGCGCGGCGCTGGGCCTGGATGCGAAAAACCCTGGCATCGTGCTGCCCGAGGTGGACCTGGACAACGCAGTGAGCGAGGCCGTCACCGGCTCCTTGTCGTTCAACGGCCAGCGTTGCACCGCGTTGAAAATCCTCTTTGTACATGAAGACGTAGTCGCCAGCTTTATTGAGAAATTCAACCAGAAGCTGACCACCCTCAAACCCGGGATGCCGTGGGAAGACGGTGTTTCGCTGACGCCGCTGCCGGAAGCCGGCAAGGTCGACTACCTCAACGGCCTGGTGGCCGATGCCGCGCAACACGGCGCCCAGGTGGTGAACGCCCATGGCGGCGAAAGCCGCGGTTCGTTCTTCTACCCGGCGGTGCTGTACCCGGTGAACCCGCAGATGCGCGTATACCACGAAGAACAGTTCGGCCCTGTGGTGCCGATCGTGCCTTACCGCGACCTGGAGACCGTGATCGACTACGTGCTGGACTCGGATTTCGGCCAGCAGTTGAGTATTTTCGGCACCAACCCCGAAGCCGTCGGCAAGCTGGTGGACACCTTCGCCAACCAGGTCGGCCGCATCAATATCAACGCCCAGTGCCAGCGCGGGCCGGACACCTTCCCGTTCAACGGGCGCAAGAACTCGGCCGAGGGCACGCTGTCGGTGCATGACGCCTTGCGCGTGTTCTCGATCCGTACGTTGGTGGCGACCAAGTTCCAGGAGAGCAACAAGGCATTGGTCAGCGATATCCTGAAAAACCGTGACTCCAGCTTCCTGACGACCGACTACATCTTCTAA
- a CDS encoding FUSC family protein, translating into MNLPLFARRLLRPLLDPYRRYRHAKLIHAVRVSIGLLATILLTTGINLPHGEWASVTMLIVIGGLQHHGNIGKKAVERAYGTLIGASVGLLLVLQQAWLGQPLLTYLLMSVVCGFFSYHAIGKGGYIALLSAITVFIVAGHGDNPISDGLWRTVDILIGIVLALAFSFALPLYAVYSWRYNLASALRDCAEIYSRIISGRSVTDDEHFKLLNRLNAAMLQLRSLMPSVSKEVKISMTELDAIQRHLRLCISTLEILGNTRPDPRDEQAMARMQVMLKAEHRQIRVQLVGMARALKSGVVERLERHGNITAAEPVLDTPVYSALDGYQLLTLQLLSNVDAMRARLAKTSIRWSI; encoded by the coding sequence ATGAACCTGCCCCTCTTCGCCCGGCGCCTGCTGCGCCCGCTGCTCGACCCGTACCGCCGCTATCGCCACGCCAAGCTGATCCACGCCGTGCGCGTGTCCATCGGCCTGCTGGCGACGATCCTGCTGACCACCGGGATCAACCTGCCCCACGGCGAGTGGGCGTCGGTGACCATGCTCATCGTGATCGGCGGCTTGCAGCACCACGGCAATATCGGCAAGAAAGCCGTGGAGCGCGCCTACGGCACCTTGATCGGCGCCAGCGTCGGCTTGCTGCTGGTGCTGCAACAGGCGTGGCTGGGCCAGCCGCTGCTGACCTACTTGCTGATGTCCGTGGTGTGCGGGTTCTTTTCCTATCACGCCATCGGCAAGGGCGGGTACATCGCGCTGCTGTCGGCGATCACGGTGTTTATCGTCGCCGGGCATGGCGACAACCCTATATCGGATGGCTTGTGGCGCACCGTCGACATCCTCATTGGCATCGTGCTGGCCCTGGCCTTCTCGTTCGCCCTGCCGTTGTATGCGGTGTATTCGTGGCGCTACAACCTGGCCAGTGCGTTGCGTGATTGTGCCGAGATTTATAGCCGGATTATCAGCGGGCGGTCGGTCACCGATGATGAGCATTTCAAACTGCTTAACCGCCTGAATGCGGCGATGCTGCAATTGCGCTCGCTGATGCCCTCGGTGTCCAAGGAAGTCAAAATTTCCATGACCGAATTGGACGCTATCCAGCGTCATCTGCGCCTGTGCATCAGCACCCTGGAGATTCTTGGCAACACGCGTCCCGATCCTCGCGATGAACAGGCGATGGCGCGGATGCAAGTGATGTTGAAGGCCGAACATCGACAGATTCGCGTGCAGTTGGTGGGGATGGCGCGGGCGTTGAAGTCGGGGGTGGTGGAGCGCTTGGAGCGGCACGGCAACATCACAGCAGCGGAGCCTGTGCTGGATACACCGGTCTATAGTGCTCTGGATGGGTATCAGTTGTTGACGTTGCAGTTGTTGAGCAATGTCGATGCGATGCGTGCGCGGCTAGCAAAAACGTCAATCCGGTGGAGCATCTAA
- a CDS encoding TetR/AcrR family transcriptional regulator — protein sequence MVAKKLSAPNVTKTRLLDATEALFIKYGYDAVLLRQITERAQVNLAAVNYHFGDKDSLMKTLLMQRLEPLNEQRLELLARCEAESDGPLDCDTLLGVLFAPAMGLERSDPASGEGRSFIRFLGRVYSDTSPFIQEYLKVHYQPVFQRFFEAFALALPDLPRNELGVRLQFALKAISGVMAGTELRLLMNSMSLGRPATDAEVMAKLITLVSAAIRVPQQSPEAETALARVLDTQRAIREQAAAPVAKASR from the coding sequence ATGGTCGCGAAGAAACTCAGCGCTCCAAACGTTACCAAAACTCGATTGCTGGATGCGACTGAGGCCCTCTTTATCAAGTACGGATATGACGCGGTTTTGTTACGCCAGATTACCGAACGTGCCCAAGTCAACCTGGCCGCCGTGAACTATCACTTCGGGGACAAGGATTCCCTGATGAAAACCCTGTTGATGCAACGCCTGGAGCCGCTCAACGAGCAGCGCCTGGAGCTGCTGGCCCGCTGCGAGGCCGAATCCGACGGCCCCCTCGATTGCGACACCCTGCTCGGCGTGCTGTTCGCCCCGGCCATGGGCCTGGAACGCAGCGACCCAGCCAGTGGGGAAGGCCGTTCGTTCATCCGCTTCCTCGGTCGCGTGTACAGCGACACCTCGCCGTTTATCCAGGAATACCTCAAGGTGCATTACCAGCCGGTGTTCCAGCGTTTCTTCGAAGCCTTCGCCCTGGCCTTGCCGGACCTGCCGCGCAATGAACTGGGCGTACGCCTGCAATTTGCGCTCAAGGCGATTTCCGGAGTGATGGCCGGCACGGAACTGCGCCTGCTGATGAACTCCATGAGCCTGGGCCGCCCGGCGACGGATGCCGAGGTGATGGCCAAGTTGATCACGTTGGTGTCGGCGGCCATTCGTGTCCCGCAACAGAGCCCCGAGGCTGAAACCGCGTTGGCGCGGGTATTGGATACCCAGCGTGCGATTCGTGAACAGGCGGCGGCGCCGGTCGCCAAGGCTTCGCGTTAA
- a CDS encoding ABC transporter ATP-binding protein, with protein sequence MMTDTPAHPGLISLQGIGKRYQLAGQPLSILNDVCLSIARGDSCGILGASGSGKSTLLNILGLLDLPNCGRYHFAGHDIFNATPDELAAIRNQQIGFVFQSFNLLPRLSALDNVALPLSYRGVSRHESVAQALRMLEQVGLADRAHHRPADLSGGQRQRVAIARALVGNPSVILADEPTGNLDSSTAQDIMDLLLALNREQHVTLIIVTHDPQIAARLERKILVRNGVVQEAAHP encoded by the coding sequence ATGATGACAGATACCCCCGCGCACCCAGGCTTGATCTCCCTGCAAGGCATCGGCAAACGCTACCAGTTGGCCGGGCAGCCATTGTCCATTCTCAATGATGTGTGCCTGTCCATCGCCCGTGGCGACAGCTGCGGTATTCTCGGCGCCTCCGGTTCCGGCAAAAGCACCCTGCTCAATATCCTCGGCCTGCTCGACTTGCCCAACTGTGGCAGGTACCACTTCGCTGGCCACGACATCTTCAACGCCACGCCCGATGAACTGGCCGCGATCCGCAACCAGCAGATCGGTTTTGTATTCCAGAGTTTCAACCTGCTGCCGCGCCTCAGTGCCCTCGATAACGTCGCCCTGCCCCTGAGTTATCGCGGCGTGTCCCGCCATGAATCGGTGGCGCAGGCGCTGCGCATGCTTGAACAGGTCGGCCTGGCCGACCGCGCTCACCACCGCCCCGCCGACCTCTCCGGCGGCCAGCGCCAACGGGTCGCCATCGCCCGGGCGCTGGTGGGCAACCCCTCGGTGATCCTCGCCGACGAACCCACCGGCAACCTCGACAGCAGCACCGCCCAGGACATCATGGACCTGCTCCTGGCCCTCAACCGCGAGCAGCACGTCACCCTGATCATCGTCACCCATGACCCGCAGATCGCCGCACGCCTGGAGCGCAAGATCCTGGTGCGCAACGGCGTGGTGCAAGAGGCCGCGCACCCATGA